A section of the Metabacillus endolithicus genome encodes:
- a CDS encoding cyclase family protein translates to MKIVDLSVSIEEDLKDPLPFSIRYETHEEGAEFGAKLVGVTPDDFPERKGLAGEFLTLTSHAGTHVDAPWHYWPTSEGKPARTIDEMPLEWFFNDGVVLDFTDKPAGYAITVEDVKEKLEIINYKLKPFDIVMIRCDADKKRYESNYSEIHVGVSTEATLWLIDQGIKVMGTDGWGWDTPLAIQAADYKQNPREGVLWAAHYAGKEKEYCQIEKLANLDQLPPFGFKVSVLPVKIKGASAGWTRAVAIID, encoded by the coding sequence AGTGTATCAATAGAAGAGGATTTGAAGGATCCTCTTCCTTTTTCTATCCGCTATGAAACACATGAAGAAGGAGCAGAATTTGGAGCAAAGCTTGTCGGAGTGACTCCTGATGATTTTCCAGAGAGAAAAGGACTTGCCGGTGAGTTTTTAACTTTAACAAGTCATGCAGGAACACATGTAGATGCACCGTGGCATTATTGGCCAACATCTGAAGGAAAGCCTGCTCGAACAATTGATGAAATGCCGCTAGAATGGTTTTTTAACGATGGAGTTGTTCTTGATTTTACTGACAAACCAGCAGGCTATGCAATCACAGTTGAAGATGTGAAAGAAAAACTCGAAATCATCAATTACAAATTGAAGCCCTTCGATATCGTCATGATCCGATGTGATGCAGATAAAAAGAGATATGAATCTAACTATAGTGAAATACATGTAGGTGTTTCAACTGAAGCTACTCTTTGGTTAATTGACCAAGGAATCAAAGTGATGGGAACGGACGGTTGGGGATGGGATACACCACTTGCTATCCAAGCTGCTGATTACAAGCAAAATCCACGTGAAGGTGTTCTTTGGGCCGCTCATTATGCGGGAAAAGAAAAGGAATACTGTCAAATTGAAAAACTAGCAAACTTAGACCAATTGCCACCATTTGGCTTTAAAGTATCTGTGCTTCCAGTGAAAATTAAGGGAGCGAGTGCAGGCTGGACGAGGGCAGTTGCAATCATTGATTAA
- a CDS encoding FAD-dependent oxidoreductase, translating to MTNQYVKKILVIGGGISGLSAAIALNKIGIEVEIAEKELEWNVYGVGIIQPPNALRALNELGLADACMEQGTSYPGFDYYTGQGHFLFHAASPTIEGYPGVNGISRRQLHNILFDAVQSIGTKIYMGTTVNTIEDQGNGVKVELNNGITSTYDLVIGSDGANSKVRTLLFGEIEQRYSGQGVWRYNLPRTKEIDKGLFYYGKDAKAGLVPMSDDLMYLLVTTNEPGNPRFPTDQLHVLLKERMTEFGGIIADVAKQIVDPSEVVYRPIFTHLIPSPWYKGNVLLVGDAAHGTAPHLGQGASIAIEDVVVLADILKHNLPVQETMEVFMEKRFERCKMIVENSDQLVEWELLTAAGKMTEKVNVGEYVKMTLGKMNEPFLTELNV from the coding sequence ATGACAAATCAATATGTAAAAAAGATACTGGTTATTGGTGGAGGTATTAGTGGCTTATCAGCAGCAATTGCTTTAAATAAAATTGGGATTGAAGTTGAAATAGCTGAAAAAGAATTAGAGTGGAATGTGTATGGAGTTGGGATTATTCAACCACCTAATGCTTTAAGAGCACTTAATGAACTTGGCTTAGCAGATGCTTGTATGGAACAAGGCACGTCATATCCGGGTTTTGATTATTATACGGGTCAAGGCCATTTCTTGTTTCACGCAGCATCACCAACAATTGAGGGGTACCCAGGTGTTAACGGAATCTCAAGAAGACAGCTACACAATATATTGTTTGATGCCGTTCAATCTATTGGAACGAAAATTTATATGGGTACAACCGTTAATACCATTGAAGATCAAGGAAATGGTGTAAAAGTCGAATTGAATAATGGAATAACTAGCACTTACGATTTAGTTATTGGATCAGATGGTGCAAATTCTAAGGTTCGAACATTACTGTTTGGAGAAATCGAACAGCGTTATAGTGGGCAAGGAGTGTGGAGGTATAACTTGCCACGAACAAAAGAAATCGACAAGGGTCTTTTTTATTATGGTAAGGATGCAAAAGCAGGATTGGTTCCTATGTCTGACGACTTAATGTACCTGCTTGTTACAACAAATGAACCAGGAAATCCAAGGTTTCCTACTGATCAATTACATGTTTTATTAAAGGAAAGAATGACAGAATTTGGAGGGATTATTGCTGATGTGGCTAAGCAAATTGTTGATCCTTCTGAAGTCGTTTACCGTCCTATATTTACTCATCTTATACCAAGCCCATGGTATAAAGGAAATGTTTTACTAGTTGGTGATGCAGCACATGGAACAGCCCCACATCTTGGCCAAGGTGCTTCAATTGCGATTGAAGATGTTGTTGTTTTAGCTGATATTTTAAAACATAACCTACCTGTTCAAGAAACAATGGAAGTCTTTATGGAAAAACGCTTTGAACGCTGCAAAATGATTGTTGAGAATTCTGACCAATTAGTTGAGTGGGAATTATTAACCGCTGCTGGAAAAATGACGGAAAAGGTGAATGTTGGAGAGTATGTAAAAATGACTCTTGGAAAAATGAATGAGCCCTTCTTAACTGAGTTAAATGTCTAA
- a CDS encoding MFS transporter gives MNGVSGSKRYENFLVIIMFFVVGLVFLDRLSLGFVFPIMGPDLNLSNTQLGITVGITSLFFGISTIIFASLSDFIGKKKVMLVIFVFVFSIATLLTGLVGSFIALILTRIIMGLAEGPVMPLVQSIVMEESSEKRRGFNMGVIQSASSLIGGTMAPVLTVSLAVAFGWRSAFYIIAIPGIILGIILWKYLKEPKNVVENQEQPTAKPTKADYIKVFKTRNVWLCTIIGTCNMVFILTLTAFLPTMLANSTDYKDAQIGMLLGIMGLLMFVGQMGAPALSDRFGRLPILKIFSFIAIFLPIMIALYYQNFAVLLVSLIILSIGNGYQPLVMNIVPAESVPRVFIATSISFVILTGEIIGGAMGPMMAGVLADKYGLTAPLWITAVAAFIAFVCTFGIKETAPIKVKQPKNIDITM, from the coding sequence ATGAATGGAGTAAGCGGAAGCAAGCGTTATGAGAATTTCCTTGTGATCATTATGTTTTTTGTTGTTGGACTTGTGTTTTTAGATCGTTTAAGTTTAGGGTTTGTTTTTCCTATCATGGGACCGGATTTAAATCTATCAAACACGCAACTGGGGATAACAGTTGGTATTACGAGTCTATTCTTTGGAATTTCGACGATAATATTCGCTAGCCTTTCTGATTTTATAGGGAAAAAGAAGGTCATGCTCGTTATCTTTGTTTTTGTTTTTTCAATTGCTACCCTACTAACCGGACTTGTCGGTTCATTTATTGCTTTAATTTTGACGAGAATCATCATGGGATTAGCTGAAGGCCCTGTTATGCCATTAGTTCAATCCATTGTCATGGAGGAATCCTCTGAGAAAAGAAGAGGATTTAATATGGGTGTCATTCAAAGCGCTTCCTCCTTAATTGGAGGAACAATGGCACCTGTCTTGACGGTTTCACTGGCAGTGGCCTTTGGCTGGAGATCAGCTTTTTATATTATCGCCATTCCAGGTATTATTCTTGGTATTATTTTATGGAAATACTTAAAGGAACCTAAAAACGTTGTAGAAAACCAAGAACAACCCACAGCAAAACCAACAAAAGCAGATTACATAAAAGTTTTTAAAACAAGAAACGTATGGCTTTGTACAATCATAGGAACATGTAACATGGTCTTTATCCTGACTCTTACTGCCTTTCTTCCAACGATGCTAGCCAACTCAACAGACTATAAAGACGCACAAATTGGGATGCTCCTAGGCATTATGGGTCTCTTGATGTTTGTTGGACAAATGGGGGCCCCTGCGCTATCTGATCGTTTCGGCAGATTACCGATTCTTAAAATCTTTTCATTTATTGCTATTTTCCTTCCAATCATGATTGCACTATACTATCAAAACTTTGCCGTTCTACTTGTTTCATTAATTATTCTATCAATTGGAAATGGCTATCAACCACTAGTAATGAATATTGTTCCTGCAGAATCTGTTCCTCGTGTATTTATTGCGACTAGCATAAGCTTCGTTATTTTAACAGGAGAAATTATCGGCGGGGCGATGGGACCGATGATGGCGGGAGTTCTGGCTGATAAATACGGATTAACGGCTCCGTTATGGATTACAGCAGTCGCAGCATTCATTGCGTTTGTTTGTACATTTGGTATTAAAGAAACAGCACCAATAAAGGTGAAACAGCCTAAGAATATTGATATAACGATGTAA
- a CDS encoding phenylacetate--CoA ligase family protein has protein sequence MESTIRVNETDMTFSDMQNQKLNQMLVFISQYNEFYKDRLKHVSLPIRSTEDLQQLPFTSKYELVQDQTNFSPLGRNHTFSKEEYVRYHQTSGTTGKPLKVLDTKESWTWWEDCWLEVFKSSGVTKNDTAFLAFSFGPFIGFWAAFEAAKRLGALVITGGSQSSKERLQSMINNEATVLLCTPSYALHLAEVAEGNSIDLRETNIKTIITAGEPGGSVPSIRQQIERLWNAKLYDHVGMTEIGAYGYSCTEQNGLHVNEAEFIVEVINPDTLEPVGKGERGELVLTNLGRYGYPLLRYRTGDMVICSEEPCPCGNKNTLLVNGIIGRLDDMVIIRGINIFPSSIESIIREFEAVKEFRIIYYTEQNMNQVKVQIEAVTDLASQVATKLRDRIGLRIDVEMVPENSLPRFDLKAKRVVDERVVN, from the coding sequence ATGGAAAGCACAATTCGTGTTAATGAAACGGATATGACTTTTTCAGACATGCAAAACCAAAAGTTAAATCAAATGCTTGTTTTTATTTCGCAATACAATGAGTTTTATAAAGATAGGTTAAAACATGTGTCATTACCAATCAGGTCAACAGAAGATCTGCAACAACTTCCATTTACAAGTAAATATGAACTTGTACAGGATCAAACAAACTTTTCTCCATTGGGTAGAAATCACACCTTTTCTAAGGAAGAATATGTGAGATATCATCAAACATCTGGCACAACAGGGAAACCATTAAAAGTACTTGATACGAAAGAAAGTTGGACCTGGTGGGAAGATTGTTGGTTGGAAGTATTTAAATCTAGTGGTGTGACAAAAAATGACACCGCTTTCTTGGCCTTTTCCTTTGGACCTTTTATTGGCTTCTGGGCCGCATTCGAAGCAGCTAAGCGACTAGGTGCACTAGTCATCACAGGGGGAAGTCAAAGCTCTAAAGAAAGATTACAAAGCATGATAAATAATGAAGCCACCGTTTTATTATGCACCCCAAGTTATGCTCTACACCTAGCTGAGGTAGCCGAGGGAAATTCTATAGATCTAAGAGAAACTAACATTAAAACGATCATTACTGCAGGAGAACCTGGAGGATCTGTTCCATCAATTAGACAACAAATCGAAAGGCTTTGGAATGCAAAGCTTTATGATCATGTTGGAATGACAGAGATAGGGGCATATGGATATTCATGTACTGAACAAAATGGACTGCATGTGAATGAAGCAGAATTTATTGTGGAGGTCATCAATCCAGATACGTTAGAGCCTGTTGGAAAAGGTGAACGTGGTGAGTTGGTGCTAACGAACCTTGGAAGATATGGGTATCCTCTACTTCGTTATCGTACAGGTGATATGGTTATTTGCAGTGAAGAACCATGTCCTTGTGGTAATAAAAATACTCTTTTAGTTAACGGTATTATTGGGCGTCTGGATGATATGGTTATTATTCGGGGGATTAATATCTTTCCTTCTTCCATTGAATCCATCATACGTGAATTTGAAGCTGTGAAGGAATTCAGAATTATTTATTACACAGAACAAAATATGAATCAAGTTAAAGTTCAAATAGAAGCTGTGACAGATCTTGCTTCTCAAGTTGCAACTAAATTAAGAGATAGAATTGGATTAAGAATTGATGTAGAAATGGTACCAGAGAACTCACTGCCTAGATTTGACTTAAAAGCTAAGCGGGTTGTGGATGAAAGAGTTGTTAACTAA
- a CDS encoding acyl-CoA thioesterase, with the protein MRKSEYQFSVTWGDTDAAGIVFYPTFYKWMDTATHHLFSSIGYPTSELFTIKKIGLPLIKTTCDFKQPLFFEDKLTIHSEMKEIHNKVFLVEHTFQKDDNIVAIGTELRAWGDLSGEKPKAVAIPNEVRQLLEHE; encoded by the coding sequence ATGAGAAAAAGTGAGTATCAGTTTTCTGTTACTTGGGGAGATACCGATGCAGCAGGAATCGTTTTTTATCCCACTTTTTATAAATGGATGGATACGGCAACACATCATCTATTTTCAAGCATAGGATATCCGACCTCAGAGTTGTTTACGATCAAGAAGATTGGATTACCACTTATAAAAACTACTTGTGATTTTAAGCAACCTCTCTTTTTTGAAGACAAATTGACGATACATTCAGAAATGAAAGAGATTCATAATAAAGTTTTCTTAGTAGAGCATACGTTTCAAAAGGATGATAACATTGTTGCTATTGGTACTGAATTAAGAGCCTGGGGAGATCTATCAGGTGAGAAGCCTAAAGCTGTTGCGATCCCTAATGAAGTTCGTCAGTTGTTGGAACATGAATAA
- a CDS encoding MFS transporter: protein MKVINPMNVIDNSKISSFHVWLITWLFLVIAFDGYDVVVYGASVPSLIQEWGISDVTAGAIGSYTVIGTALGAVIFGMLSDKIGRKKIILLTTFLFSFFTMISGFATGPILFAVFRIIAGIGLGGVMPNVIALATEFSPKRVRSAIVSFIFCGYSIGALTAALTSRSLLPTVGWEPVYWLAGIPLLFIPFLLKSIPESVGFLIEKGKEEEARKTLMKIDPSLRTGGEFEFVKPTAKEPGSPVVKLFEDKRALSTIMFWVSCFSAFVLIYSMNTWLPRLMMQSGYDLSSSLAFTAVMQIGAIAGTIIFGRLVDKIGFKKVLVPLFFCGAIALSFIGLTNSMAIAFVLIAIIGAASVGLQNISNAFVSQYYPSSMRSTGLGSTMAFGRIGGIVAPIFVGFLLTMNLLPQFNFVAIGGAALLGGIAMLFVQEKHGDYYEAKEEIKPANSQVNVAK from the coding sequence ATGAAAGTGATTAACCCGATGAATGTTATTGATAATAGTAAAATTTCTTCGTTTCATGTATGGCTGATAACTTGGTTGTTTTTGGTTATTGCTTTTGATGGTTATGATGTAGTAGTTTATGGTGCTTCTGTTCCATCATTAATTCAGGAGTGGGGAATTTCAGACGTAACAGCTGGTGCAATAGGCAGTTACACTGTTATCGGAACCGCTTTGGGGGCAGTTATTTTTGGGATGCTGTCTGATAAAATAGGTCGTAAAAAAATTATTTTGCTAACAACGTTCTTATTTAGTTTCTTTACCATGATATCAGGTTTTGCGACAGGCCCAATTTTATTTGCTGTATTTAGAATCATTGCCGGAATTGGTTTAGGTGGGGTAATGCCGAACGTTATTGCTCTTGCTACTGAGTTTTCTCCAAAACGAGTTCGATCTGCTATTGTTTCTTTCATTTTCTGTGGATATTCTATTGGAGCGCTTACAGCAGCACTTACTAGCCGTTCACTATTACCAACAGTTGGATGGGAGCCGGTTTATTGGTTAGCGGGTATTCCACTTTTGTTTATCCCATTTTTATTAAAAAGTATCCCTGAGTCGGTAGGGTTTCTTATTGAAAAAGGCAAAGAAGAGGAAGCTAGAAAAACATTAATGAAAATTGATCCAAGCTTAAGAACTGGTGGGGAGTTTGAATTTGTAAAGCCAACTGCAAAAGAACCTGGTTCACCAGTTGTGAAGCTATTTGAAGATAAACGTGCGTTAAGTACAATTATGTTCTGGGTTTCTTGCTTTAGTGCATTTGTTTTAATTTATTCTATGAACACATGGTTACCTCGACTTATGATGCAATCAGGTTATGACCTTAGCTCAAGTCTAGCATTTACGGCTGTCATGCAAATTGGGGCAATTGCAGGTACGATTATTTTTGGTCGTTTGGTTGATAAAATTGGATTTAAGAAGGTTCTTGTTCCTTTATTCTTCTGTGGTGCTATAGCGTTATCCTTTATCGGATTAACAAATAGTATGGCAATCGCTTTTGTATTAATTGCGATCATTGGTGCAGCTTCAGTAGGATTACAGAACATCTCAAATGCATTTGTATCTCAATACTATCCTTCTAGCATGCGTTCCACAGGACTTGGAAGCACGATGGCATTTGGTCGTATTGGAGGAATAGTAGCGCCAATCTTTGTTGGGTTCCTATTAACAATGAATCTATTGCCGCAATTTAATTTTGTCGCAATCGGAGGAGCTGCATTACTTGGTGGAATCGCTATGTTGTTTGTCCAGGAAAAACATGGCGATTATTATGAAGCAAAAGAAGAGATTAAACCAGCAAACAGTCAAGTGAATGTGGCAAAATAA
- a CDS encoding DUF3237 domain-containing protein — METTFVFKANIQVANPIEVGDVGTGIRRVIPIIGGTFEGNGIKGKVLSGGADYQIIRYDGVTEALAHYVIETDDGVPIYVINKGYRHGPKEIIDKIIRGEQVHDGSYYFKTTPSFETSSEKYSYLNRMIFIGEGIRRPNDVQISFYQVV; from the coding sequence ATGGAAACGACATTTGTTTTTAAAGCAAATATTCAGGTAGCTAACCCAATTGAAGTTGGGGATGTTGGAACAGGCATAAGGAGAGTGATTCCGATTATTGGAGGTACTTTTGAAGGTAATGGTATAAAAGGCAAAGTCCTTTCAGGTGGCGCAGATTACCAGATTATAAGATATGATGGTGTAACAGAAGCTCTTGCTCACTATGTAATTGAAACGGACGATGGTGTACCCATTTATGTGATCAATAAAGGATACAGACATGGTCCTAAAGAAATCATAGATAAAATTATTCGTGGTGAGCAGGTTCATGATGGTTCTTATTATTTCAAAACTACCCCGTCTTTTGAAACGAGCAGTGAAAAGTACTCTTATTTGAACCGAATGATTTTCATTGGTGAAGGAATTAGAAGACCAAATGATGTTCAAATTTCATTTTATCAAGTTGTTTAA
- a CDS encoding helix-turn-helix domain-containing protein, producing the protein MSNSKREILMKKVEHHLRTTSRQLIKINTEDEVLQYLADSFRSELYCDFVGVVLSEGDSFIPKAWSGNTPSVLRHFPLLAASCSSKLLRQSLTYKASVTNNSCRLTEILKEENVKTWFTVPLNDDIQHFGFCIVGFLSYVPLLEMESHFEEFGKDMAVALSVARQKENQLKKLEGIEWISKNQSLDSSLDQHFSEVTYRAGKSTNADFACMYLYNEKENCFDLQKPVYGEMEYPDIMMIENNYALKEYFPFLEETGCTQMTVPLLIDLKPIGVLHVQNKYERPFSEEDLKILEMLSTHVATLLENARLYKSEKDNKNRLHFLLDFQQSLVKKTVEDDDFEGITLKLSDLFQETVILYDRFMRPIAFNFRNSDNDYNLPDNLALQANRLRKNLKKQEKFTVVHPERDDCVFSFWVINGGGNLLGYLSVCNTASEMNEFDQLTVEMARNICSIQFIKQKLVLDTKEQVKDSFISKLLVGKIEDQDSIIQYANLFQWDIFKCHRVAVLTISIDEDDLLEQQAKKVLIWDAIKSHLAKFDSRILTVSHDENYILLLIPVDDDVQSKNYWKNLSDNIEKWSLEVFSGCKILLGIGTSTSNMKDYYVSYQQALLALNVMNIRMKHISFSLYEDLGAYTILHHLDQSNAVNLFIKSQLDPLLTYTENKNIDLYHTLYVFLQNNGNIKSTSDELFIHRSSLLYRLEKIESLLNVDLNDAEIRFNLMMAFKLHDMHGERLKKS; encoded by the coding sequence GTGTCAAACAGTAAGAGAGAAATACTAATGAAAAAAGTAGAGCATCATCTACGAACCACATCCCGGCAGCTAATTAAAATTAATACAGAAGATGAAGTGCTTCAATATTTAGCTGATTCGTTCCGTTCTGAATTATATTGTGATTTTGTTGGAGTCGTTTTGAGTGAGGGAGATTCTTTTATCCCTAAGGCGTGGAGTGGAAATACTCCTTCAGTCCTTAGGCATTTCCCTCTTTTAGCGGCAAGCTGTTCCTCCAAACTTCTTCGTCAAAGCTTAACATATAAAGCTTCTGTAACAAATAATTCTTGCAGGTTAACAGAGATACTTAAGGAAGAAAATGTGAAAACATGGTTTACTGTTCCGTTAAATGATGACATTCAACACTTTGGTTTTTGTATCGTAGGCTTTTTAAGTTATGTTCCACTTCTAGAGATGGAAAGTCATTTTGAGGAATTTGGAAAAGATATGGCCGTCGCTCTATCTGTGGCTAGACAAAAGGAAAATCAGTTGAAAAAGCTAGAGGGAATTGAATGGATTAGCAAAAATCAGTCTCTTGATTCTTCCCTAGACCAGCATTTTTCTGAAGTAACATACAGAGCTGGGAAATCAACAAATGCTGATTTTGCTTGTATGTATTTATATAATGAGAAAGAGAATTGCTTTGACTTACAGAAGCCTGTATATGGGGAGATGGAATATCCCGATATAATGATGATTGAGAATAACTATGCACTTAAGGAATACTTTCCATTTCTTGAGGAAACTGGATGCACCCAAATGACAGTACCACTCTTAATTGATCTTAAGCCAATTGGTGTGCTTCATGTTCAGAATAAATATGAAAGACCTTTTTCTGAAGAAGACTTAAAAATATTAGAGATGCTATCAACACATGTTGCGACTCTCTTAGAGAATGCACGATTATATAAAAGTGAAAAAGATAATAAAAACCGTCTACACTTTTTATTAGATTTTCAACAATCACTGGTGAAAAAAACAGTTGAAGATGATGATTTTGAAGGAATTACATTAAAGCTCTCAGATTTGTTTCAAGAAACAGTTATCTTATATGACCGATTTATGAGGCCAATTGCTTTTAACTTCCGAAATAGTGATAACGATTACAATCTACCTGATAACCTTGCACTACAAGCGAATAGGTTAAGGAAAAATCTGAAAAAACAAGAGAAGTTTACTGTCGTACACCCTGAAAGAGATGACTGTGTGTTTTCTTTTTGGGTTATAAATGGTGGAGGGAATTTATTAGGATATCTTTCTGTTTGCAATACAGCCAGTGAGATGAATGAATTTGACCAGCTAACAGTTGAGATGGCACGAAATATATGTTCAATTCAGTTTATTAAGCAAAAGCTTGTTCTCGATACAAAAGAACAGGTCAAGGATAGCTTTATTAGCAAATTGTTGGTGGGAAAAATCGAAGATCAAGACAGTATCATTCAATATGCTAATCTGTTCCAATGGGATATTTTCAAATGTCATCGTGTTGCGGTATTGACGATTTCAATAGATGAAGATGACCTTTTAGAACAGCAAGCAAAAAAAGTGCTTATATGGGATGCGATCAAGTCACATCTTGCAAAGTTTGATTCTCGAATATTAACAGTGTCACATGATGAAAACTATATCCTCCTGCTAATCCCAGTGGATGATGATGTTCAAAGTAAAAATTATTGGAAAAACCTTTCTGACAATATTGAGAAATGGTCACTAGAAGTGTTTTCAGGTTGTAAGATTTTATTGGGGATTGGTACATCAACAAGCAATATGAAAGATTATTATGTAAGTTACCAACAGGCACTTCTAGCATTAAATGTTATGAATATTAGGATGAAGCATATCTCTTTTTCACTATATGAAGATCTTGGAGCTTATACAATTCTCCACCATCTCGATCAATCTAATGCGGTAAACTTGTTTATAAAAAGTCAGCTGGATCCTCTATTAACTTACACAGAAAATAAAAACATAGATTTATATCATACTTTATACGTTTTCCTACAAAATAACGGAAATATTAAAAGTACTTCAGATGAGCTTTTCATCCACAGAAGTTCCCTGTTATACAGACTTGAAAAAATTGAATCACTACTAAATGTTGATTTGAATGATGCTGAAATCAGGTTTAATTTAATGATGGCTTTCAAGCTGCATGATATGCATGGAGAACGGTTGAAGAAGAGCTAG
- a CDS encoding 3-hydroxyacyl-CoA dehydrogenase family protein → MAIQTIGVVGAGSMGAGIANLAAMNKFNVILNDIEERFLDGALKRIDKFMSKSVERGKMTEEQKQEAFARIQTTTSLEEMSGADVVIEAVLEDLSLKKEVFSKLDSIVNENCILATNTSSMSITEIASATKRPERVAGMHFFNPAQLMKLVEVVRGYKTSDETIEELKALSKQLSKEPVEVKKDSPGFIVNRIMIPQFIEAIKLLEEGVASAEDIDKAVTLGLNYPMGPFTLQDYAGVEIGYHVMEYFKEEFNDNHFAPPQLLKQLVRAGRHGKKTGAGFYDYE, encoded by the coding sequence ATGGCGATTCAAACAATTGGTGTGGTTGGTGCTGGTTCGATGGGAGCAGGTATTGCGAATCTAGCAGCTATGAATAAGTTTAATGTTATTTTAAATGATATTGAGGAGCGTTTTTTAGATGGTGCTCTTAAACGTATTGATAAGTTTATGAGCAAAAGTGTGGAAAGAGGAAAAATGACTGAAGAGCAAAAGCAAGAAGCATTTGCCCGTATTCAAACAACTACTAGCTTGGAAGAAATGAGTGGAGCAGATGTGGTGATTGAAGCAGTTTTAGAGGATCTCTCATTAAAGAAAGAAGTATTTTCAAAGCTTGATAGCATTGTGAACGAAAATTGCATTTTAGCTACAAATACTTCATCCATGTCTATTACAGAAATTGCTTCTGCAACGAAACGTCCAGAACGTGTGGCAGGGATGCATTTCTTTAATCCAGCACAACTCATGAAGCTTGTTGAAGTAGTTCGTGGATATAAGACAAGTGATGAAACCATCGAAGAATTGAAAGCGCTATCCAAACAGCTGTCGAAAGAGCCAGTTGAAGTAAAGAAAGATTCTCCCGGATTTATCGTAAATAGAATTATGATTCCACAATTTATTGAAGCGATTAAGCTATTAGAGGAAGGAGTTGCTTCAGCTGAAGATATCGATAAGGCGGTAACACTTGGATTGAACTACCCAATGGGACCTTTCACTCTTCAAGATTATGCGGGAGTTGAGATTGGCTACCATGTGATGGAGTATTTTAAAGAAGAATTTAATGATAACCATTTTGCTCCACCACAACTATTAAAACAGTTAGTTAGAGCAGGAAGACACGGTAAGAAAACAGGTGCAGGATTTTACGATTACGAATAA
- a CDS encoding enoyl-CoA hydratase-related protein, whose product MTYEFLLCEIEENVAVVTINRPPVNPLNTVVFQELSTLFDVLDADDEVRAIILTGSGEKAFVAGADINEMASLDLVGVNKMNKVSRTVFSKIEQTTKPVIAALNGLALGGGLELALACDLRISSDRAKFAFPEVGLGIIPGGGGTQRLQKIVGQGIAKELLYFGDMFDANRALELRIVNKVVPAEEVLGAAKEWAKKLAQKPPVALQMVKTAVNVGGNTDLESGLIIESTCFGNAFSTQDRIEGLQAFVEKRKPVYTGR is encoded by the coding sequence ATGACTTATGAATTTTTATTATGTGAAATTGAAGAAAATGTAGCGGTGGTAACGATTAACAGACCACCGGTTAATCCATTGAATACCGTTGTATTTCAAGAACTTTCAACCTTATTTGATGTATTAGATGCAGACGATGAAGTCCGTGCCATCATTCTTACTGGCAGCGGTGAGAAAGCGTTCGTGGCAGGAGCTGACATCAACGAAATGGCTAGTCTTGATCTTGTTGGTGTTAATAAAATGAACAAAGTTTCTAGAACCGTTTTTTCTAAAATTGAACAAACGACAAAGCCTGTTATTGCTGCCCTTAATGGTTTAGCACTTGGTGGAGGCTTAGAGCTTGCTCTAGCATGTGATCTGCGAATTAGCTCAGATCGAGCAAAATTTGCTTTTCCAGAGGTAGGTTTAGGAATCATCCCTGGTGGTGGCGGAACTCAGCGATTACAAAAAATTGTTGGTCAAGGAATAGCTAAGGAACTTCTATACTTCGGTGATATGTTTGATGCAAATAGAGCACTAGAATTAAGGATTGTTAACAAAGTAGTTCCAGCTGAAGAGGTTCTTGGTGCAGCAAAAGAATGGGCAAAGAAATTGGCACAAAAGCCTCCAGTTGCGCTTCAAATGGTGAAAACAGCGGTAAACGTTGGTGGAAATACGGACTTAGAATCAGGACTTATCATTGAAAGTACTTGCTTTGGGAATGCTTTTTCAACTCAAGATAGAATCGAGGGACTTCAAGCTTTTGTGGAGAAAAGAAAACCTGTTTATACAGGGAGATAA